A single Prevotella sp. E15-22 DNA region contains:
- the rbr gene encoding rubrerythrin has protein sequence MKELKGTKTEKNLQEAFAGESQARNKYTYFASKAKKDGYVQISNIFLETAANEKEHAEIWFKYLNGGKISDTMANLEDAANGENFEWTDMYARMAEEAEEEGFKEIAAKFRMVAKIEKEHEERYRKLLDNVKKECVFSKDGDVIWQCSNCGHIIIGKKAPEICPVCDHPKAYFQVKAENY, from the coding sequence ATGAAAGAACTGAAAGGAACAAAAACAGAGAAGAACCTGCAAGAGGCTTTCGCAGGCGAAAGTCAGGCACGCAACAAGTACACATACTTTGCTTCTAAAGCCAAGAAGGATGGCTATGTGCAGATTAGTAACATCTTCCTAGAGACTGCTGCTAACGAGAAAGAACATGCTGAAATCTGGTTTAAATACCTGAATGGTGGCAAGATTAGCGACACCATGGCTAACCTTGAAGATGCTGCCAACGGCGAGAACTTCGAGTGGACAGACATGTATGCTCGCATGGCTGAGGAGGCTGAAGAAGAGGGCTTCAAGGAGATTGCAGCCAAGTTCAGAATGGTGGCCAAGATCGAGAAGGAACACGAGGAGCGCTATCGTAAGCTGCTGGATAACGTTAAGAAGGAATGTGTATTCTCGAAGGATGGCGACGTTATCTGGCAATGCTCTAACTGTGGCCACATCATCATCGGTAAGAAAGCCCCAGAGATTTGTCCTGTTTGCGACCATCCAAAGGCTTACTTCCAGGTTAAAGCAGAGAATTATTAA
- a CDS encoding RagB/SusD family nutrient uptake outer membrane protein, translating to MKNIKNLVIGLLIVTGFSACSSDYLDTEDHEYLDSDAAGVAAGHNPDVFLNGMWSFMVDTYNGSHDSFNYMASLHAMDLMGEDIVMAGSTYFIYDYQHDNRMWDYRRVNVYWGTFYTLISKANEIISLYPNGATTDGEKALLGQAKAIRGYSYSCLIQLFRNYMNADGTINMEQKGLPILLTEADGLSSSELEALKGVNTVKAVFEQARKDLEEGAQLLEEANYERANKDYIDANVANGLLARFYLTAQMWDKAAQAANKARNGYQPMDKDELMDGFYNIKNNEWMWGFDHSTETSTVYASYFSMISNLAPGYAGLGYAPKLIDARLYSKIPADDYRKSHFNGPEGDPTQPTAAAQRPYANVKFGNDGNWTMDYVYMRAAEMYLIEAEALVRQGKATEAAAVLKELMVYRQPSWNKTTVTLDDVLLQRRIELWGEGFSYFDLKRNNLGIDRTYEGSNHMTKIAVPAQDVRWTYQIPQTEFNENKLLNVNEDQNP from the coding sequence ATGAAGAATATAAAAAACTTGGTTATAGGACTGCTGATTGTGACTGGGTTCAGCGCATGTAGCAGTGACTATCTGGACACCGAAGATCATGAGTATCTGGACAGCGATGCTGCCGGCGTTGCTGCAGGCCACAACCCCGACGTATTCCTGAACGGCATGTGGTCGTTCATGGTTGACACATATAACGGCAGCCACGACTCATTCAACTATATGGCCAGTCTTCATGCCATGGACCTGATGGGCGAAGACATCGTCATGGCTGGCAGCACATATTTTATCTATGACTACCAGCACGACAACCGCATGTGGGACTACCGCAGAGTAAACGTCTACTGGGGAACATTCTACACGCTGATTTCTAAAGCCAATGAGATTATCAGCCTCTACCCCAACGGTGCCACTACCGATGGTGAGAAAGCATTGCTTGGTCAGGCCAAAGCCATCCGCGGCTATTCATACTCATGCCTGATTCAGCTGTTCCGTAACTATATGAATGCCGATGGCACCATCAACATGGAACAGAAGGGTCTGCCCATTCTGCTGACCGAAGCTGATGGTTTATCTAGTTCAGAACTGGAAGCCTTAAAAGGCGTAAACACTGTAAAGGCTGTTTTTGAGCAGGCAAGAAAAGACTTGGAAGAGGGTGCACAGTTGCTGGAAGAAGCAAATTACGAGCGTGCTAACAAAGACTACATCGATGCTAACGTTGCCAATGGTCTGCTTGCCAGATTCTATCTGACCGCGCAGATGTGGGACAAAGCTGCCCAGGCTGCCAATAAGGCCCGCAATGGTTATCAGCCCATGGATAAGGATGAACTGATGGATGGTTTCTACAACATCAAGAACAACGAGTGGATGTGGGGCTTTGACCACTCAACCGAGACATCTACTGTTTACGCATCATACTTCTCAATGATTTCTAATCTTGCTCCTGGCTATGCCGGTCTTGGTTACGCTCCAAAACTGATTGACGCCAGACTTTACAGTAAGATTCCCGCTGACGACTATCGCAAATCTCATTTCAATGGTCCCGAAGGCGACCCCACACAACCCACTGCTGCTGCTCAGCGTCCTTATGCTAACGTAAAGTTTGGCAACGACGGTAACTGGACTATGGACTATGTGTATATGCGTGCTGCCGAGATGTATCTCATCGAGGCCGAGGCACTGGTACGTCAGGGTAAGGCTACCGAAGCTGCAGCTGTTCTTAAGGAATTGATGGTTTATCGTCAGCCCAGCTGGAACAAGACCACTGTTACCCTGGACGACGTTCTGCTCCAGCGTCGTATCGAACTTTGGGGCGAGGGCTTCAGCTACTTCGACTTGAAGCGTAACAATCTGGGGATTGACCGTACTTACGAGGGTAGCAACCACATGACAAAGATTGCGGTTCCCGCTCAGGACGTACGCTGGACCTACCAGATTCCGCAGACCGAGTTCAACGAGAACAAGTTGCTGAATGTTAATGAGGACCAGAACCCATAA
- a CDS encoding M48 family metallopeptidase has protein sequence MKQLIATLLLLLMTTPCLMAQTNAKKVRQELSQARSSIKSGRYDDAERTLTNLLKDSTNRANKRIWLAYYDAVRGKYEQGNEKLYLKQNYDTTTFFHNVRLMLSIAETLDSLAPEYRKSHAEQQNGYRPNLFGGGSFLLRKGKWSEAYDYYQAYIDCARQPLFSAYHYDSLDTKMPEAAYWATYCGYKLNDPVLTLRYSRMALADTTKMDFTLLFISEARKWLKDDELYLSTLQEGFKHYPLFHYFFPRLMDVYTNKGQFDRALALADSALAVNDSSELFLFAKSTTLLRMERYAESIEYSDRLIRMNPNMAEPYFNAGSAYVNIAGTHEEKRDKKQMRQAYQKALPYLETYRKLMPDEKNKWAPVLYRIYLNLNMGKQFDEIDKLLNKK, from the coding sequence ATGAAGCAACTCATTGCGACTTTGCTTCTCTTATTGATGACAACACCGTGCCTGATGGCTCAGACGAATGCGAAAAAGGTTCGTCAAGAGCTGAGTCAGGCACGGTCTTCTATCAAGAGCGGCAGATACGACGATGCGGAGAGGACGCTAACAAACCTCTTAAAAGATTCGACCAACCGTGCGAATAAGCGCATTTGGCTGGCCTATTACGATGCCGTGCGTGGAAAATACGAGCAGGGCAACGAGAAATTATATTTAAAACAAAACTACGATACAACTACATTCTTTCATAACGTCAGACTGATGCTCTCAATAGCTGAGACATTGGATAGTCTGGCACCAGAATACAGAAAGAGTCATGCAGAACAACAGAATGGTTATCGTCCAAATCTGTTTGGGGGTGGCTCGTTCTTGCTACGAAAAGGAAAGTGGAGCGAGGCTTATGATTATTATCAGGCATATATCGACTGCGCCCGTCAGCCTCTGTTCTCTGCTTATCACTATGATTCTCTGGATACGAAAATGCCCGAGGCTGCATATTGGGCCACCTACTGTGGTTATAAGTTGAACGACCCTGTACTGACGCTTCGTTACAGCAGAATGGCACTTGCAGATACAACCAAGATGGACTTTACATTGCTCTTCATATCGGAAGCTCGTAAGTGGCTGAAGGATGATGAGCTGTATCTTTCAACCCTTCAGGAGGGCTTCAAGCACTATCCCTTGTTCCATTATTTCTTCCCTCGCCTGATGGATGTATATACCAACAAAGGACAGTTTGATAGGGCGCTTGCTCTGGCCGACAGTGCATTGGCTGTTAACGATTCGAGCGAGTTGTTCCTTTTTGCCAAGTCCACCACATTGCTTCGTATGGAGCGATATGCTGAGAGTATAGAATATAGTGACAGACTCATAAGGATGAATCCCAATATGGCTGAGCCTTACTTTAATGCTGGGTCGGCATATGTTAACATAGCTGGTACGCACGAAGAGAAGCGTGACAAGAAACAGATGCGTCAGGCTTATCAGAAGGCGCTTCCTTATCTGGAGACGTATCGAAAGCTGATGCCTGATGAGAAAAATAAATGGGCACCAGTGCTTTATCGTATTTATTTGAATTTGAATATGGGAAAACAGTTTGACGAGATAGACAAACTGCTTAATAAGAAATAA
- a CDS encoding TonB-dependent receptor, whose translation MEKRLMTLLMGLFLFLGGVFAQTKVNGTVVSQEDGEPVIGASVLVVGTQVGTVTNIDGQFSLTCPAGKNMLRITYVGMETQEVVARQNMRIALKSDSKALDEVIVVAYGSQKKSSFTGSAATMKAEKIQNQQVSNLSKALEGQVAGVQIASESGQPGSSASIIVRGIGSISSSQSPLIVVDGVPYEGSLNSIASQDIESMTVLKDAAANSMYGARGANGVIIITTKRAKTGDAKVTFEARWGINDRAVGNYDIISNPGDYYEMYYEALRNHLVGEDGYSLADANSIAASELISGDYGLKYNIFEGVADDALINPLTGKLNPAATKRLWNDDWTKDPFENGFRQEYNVNVTGGNDVTQAYASLGYLGDEGYIIGSDFDRYSARVKIDQKIGKYVKIGGNLAYARTDQRNFTSASNSGYTNIFMFSQNIAPIYPIYLYDKQGKRMYDENGATLYDFGTEYNRPYASESNPLAVAKVNSNKIGTDNLSSRGYFEATFLNDFKFTANIAYDVFNSSRSYLWTPIGGDAKSVGGRIYKYNTRYGALNANQILDWNHTFGKHDIHVMLVHENKKDNYNYLYGQMTNLSDYSIDEFFNAALYQDLNSNSSEYALEGYLAKGEWNYEDKYYMTASIRRDGSSRFHKDNRWGTFWAVGGAWRIDQEQFMKGIKEISSLKLKASYGTQGNDNILDPDGNTITHAYSDLYSINRLAGGDAAFTKTMRGSKELTWEKQAMFNAGFELGLFSRININFDFFIKNNKDMLFRSPLATSEGQPSWIYRNEVDMKNTGFEMEISADVIKNQDLKWNVALNFSHYKNELTKLPASKPKEEYPNGFQRGNYWWKEGSSIYSWAGYEYVGVDPETGKTQYNKYVPVLDENGNDTGAKKAVIVNNASEATVVDLNKSAIPDLVGGFSTSAEYRGFDLSVQTAFQLGGYVRDSHYATLMNSGLSAGENLHKDMLNRWTPDNRYTDIPALYANNQGAGIDNTSDYFLTKANYLSLKNVTLGYTLPAKLISKIGISKVRVYATGDNLFVWSKRKGLDPRQSFDGTTSYVYSALSSYSLGLNVTF comes from the coding sequence ATGGAAAAAAGACTCATGACATTGTTGATGGGCCTCTTCCTGTTCTTGGGGGGAGTATTTGCCCAAACCAAAGTCAATGGTACCGTTGTATCTCAAGAGGACGGAGAGCCCGTAATCGGAGCTTCCGTTTTGGTCGTTGGGACACAAGTTGGTACGGTTACAAACATTGATGGTCAGTTTTCACTGACCTGTCCTGCTGGAAAGAATATGCTGCGTATCACCTACGTTGGCATGGAGACGCAGGAAGTAGTAGCCCGTCAGAACATGCGAATTGCACTGAAGAGTGACTCTAAGGCTCTGGACGAGGTTATCGTTGTAGCCTATGGTTCTCAGAAAAAATCATCATTTACAGGTTCTGCTGCTACGATGAAGGCAGAGAAGATCCAAAATCAACAGGTCTCTAACCTGTCGAAGGCACTTGAAGGTCAGGTCGCTGGTGTTCAGATTGCCTCTGAGAGCGGACAGCCTGGTTCTAGTGCAAGCATCATCGTACGTGGTATCGGTTCTATCTCAAGTTCACAGTCACCACTGATTGTTGTTGACGGTGTACCTTATGAGGGTTCTTTGAACTCAATTGCCTCACAGGATATTGAGTCAATGACCGTTTTGAAGGATGCTGCCGCCAACTCAATGTATGGTGCGCGTGGTGCTAATGGTGTGATTATCATCACAACAAAAAGAGCAAAGACAGGTGATGCCAAGGTAACATTTGAAGCTCGTTGGGGTATCAATGATCGTGCTGTAGGCAACTATGACATCATTTCAAACCCTGGTGACTACTATGAAATGTATTATGAGGCTCTGCGTAATCACTTGGTGGGCGAAGATGGCTATAGTCTTGCTGATGCAAATTCAATTGCTGCCAGCGAGCTGATTAGCGGAGACTACGGTTTGAAATACAACATCTTTGAGGGTGTTGCCGACGATGCACTTATCAATCCCCTGACCGGTAAACTCAATCCTGCTGCCACCAAGCGTCTGTGGAACGACGATTGGACCAAGGATCCATTTGAAAATGGTTTTCGCCAGGAATACAACGTTAACGTAACTGGTGGTAATGATGTTACTCAGGCCTATGCTTCATTGGGGTATCTGGGCGACGAAGGTTATATCATAGGCTCTGACTTCGACCGTTATTCTGCTCGTGTAAAGATTGACCAGAAGATTGGAAAATACGTAAAGATTGGTGGAAACCTGGCATATGCAAGAACCGACCAGCGTAACTTCACATCAGCCAGCAATTCTGGTTACACCAATATCTTTATGTTCTCACAGAACATTGCCCCCATCTACCCTATCTATCTGTATGACAAGCAGGGCAAGCGCATGTATGATGAGAACGGAGCCACTCTCTACGATTTCGGTACTGAGTATAACCGTCCATACGCCAGTGAGTCGAACCCTCTGGCTGTTGCCAAGGTTAACTCAAACAAGATTGGTACAGATAACCTGAGCTCACGTGGCTATTTTGAAGCCACCTTCCTCAACGACTTTAAGTTTACTGCCAACATTGCTTATGACGTGTTCAACAGCAGCCGTTCATACCTTTGGACTCCTATCGGTGGTGATGCCAAGAGTGTTGGTGGACGTATCTACAAATATAACACACGTTATGGTGCACTCAACGCCAACCAGATTCTGGATTGGAATCACACCTTTGGCAAGCATGATATTCATGTGATGCTGGTACACGAGAACAAGAAGGACAACTATAACTATCTCTATGGTCAGATGACAAATCTGTCTGACTATAGCATTGACGAGTTCTTCAACGCAGCACTCTATCAGGACTTAAATAGTAACAGTTCTGAGTATGCACTCGAAGGCTACCTTGCTAAAGGTGAATGGAACTACGAGGACAAGTACTACATGACTGCCAGCATTCGTCGTGATGGTAGCTCACGCTTCCACAAGGACAACCGTTGGGGTACATTCTGGGCTGTAGGTGGTGCATGGCGCATTGACCAGGAGCAGTTCATGAAAGGTATCAAAGAAATCAGCTCACTCAAACTGAAGGCCAGCTATGGTACACAGGGTAATGATAATATCCTGGATCCGGACGGCAACACCATCACCCACGCATATAGCGACCTTTATAGCATCAACCGCCTGGCTGGTGGTGACGCAGCTTTTACAAAGACCATGCGCGGAAGCAAGGAGTTGACCTGGGAAAAGCAGGCCATGTTTAATGCTGGATTCGAACTGGGTCTGTTCAGCCGCATCAATATCAACTTTGACTTCTTCATCAAGAACAACAAGGATATGCTGTTCCGCAGTCCTCTGGCCACATCAGAAGGTCAGCCCAGTTGGATTTACCGCAACGAGGTTGACATGAAAAACACTGGCTTTGAAATGGAGATCAGTGCCGATGTCATCAAGAATCAGGATCTGAAATGGAACGTAGCCTTAAACTTCTCTCATTACAAGAATGAGCTGACCAAGCTTCCCGCATCAAAGCCTAAGGAAGAATATCCTAATGGTTTCCAGCGTGGCAACTACTGGTGGAAAGAAGGCAGCAGCATCTATAGCTGGGCTGGCTATGAATATGTTGGTGTAGATCCTGAAACAGGTAAGACTCAATATAATAAATATGTGCCCGTGCTCGATGAAAATGGTAACGATACTGGCGCAAAGAAGGCTGTAATTGTTAACAATGCTTCTGAAGCTACTGTTGTCGATTTGAACAAGAGCGCAATTCCAGACCTTGTTGGTGGTTTCAGCACTTCTGCAGAATACCGCGGCTTTGACTTGTCAGTGCAGACAGCATTCCAACTTGGTGGCTATGTACGTGACTCACATTATGCCACCCTGATGAATAGCGGCTTAAGTGCCGGCGAAAACCTGCATAAGGACATGCTCAATCGCTGGACACCAGACAACCGTTATACTGATATTCCTGCTCTCTATGCCAACAATCAAGGCGCAGGCATTGATAACACATCTGACTACTTCCTGACAAAGGCTAACTACCTGAGCTTGAAGAATGTGACACTGGGCTATACCCTCCCCGCCAAACTGATTAGCAAAATTGGTATCAGCAAGGTTCGCGTCTATGCGACTGGCGACAACCTGTTCGTATGGTCAAAGCGTAAGGGTCTCGACCCACGTCAGAGTTTCGATGGTACAACCAGCTATGTATACTCTGCTCTTAGCTCATATTCACTTGGTTTGAATGTGACATTCTAA
- a CDS encoding UDP-N-acetyl glucosamine 2-epimerase: MKRICIVAGARPNFVKVAPLIRAIEATEGVEYELVYTGREDDPTLEASLFDDLQMPRPSVFFGVDSTRLNEITSMVMACFDTYLDEHPADVVIVVDDLASTMAAAIVTKKRGVKLAHLVAGTRSFDMNMPKEVNRLVIDALSDYLFTAGIKSNSVATREQAEGSNTYMVGNILMDTLRFNHQRLRQPKLDVKTGEYLVLTLNRKVLLADKEHLRMLLEALVKAVGNMPVIAPLRGHALELVSSFQLPIHTIPSLDYLEFGWLTANAKGIITDSGNVAEEATFNGVPCITLNSYTEHQETVSVGSNVLVDGDAQKLSEALDDLLQGRWKKCALPDRWDGRTAERIVKILLG; encoded by the coding sequence ATGAAAAGAATATGTATCGTTGCGGGCGCTCGCCCGAATTTTGTGAAGGTTGCCCCACTGATTCGTGCTATTGAAGCGACTGAGGGCGTAGAATATGAACTGGTGTATACGGGCCGTGAGGATGACCCCACGCTCGAGGCGTCGTTGTTTGATGATCTTCAGATGCCTCGTCCATCGGTGTTCTTTGGGGTGGACAGCACACGTCTGAACGAGATTACAAGCATGGTCATGGCTTGTTTCGATACTTATCTTGATGAGCATCCGGCCGATGTGGTCATTGTGGTTGACGATCTGGCTTCAACAATGGCGGCTGCCATCGTTACCAAGAAACGTGGCGTGAAACTGGCGCATTTGGTGGCTGGTACGCGCTCGTTTGATATGAATATGCCCAAGGAGGTGAACCGTTTGGTCATCGACGCTCTCTCTGACTATCTTTTCACGGCTGGCATCAAGAGCAACAGTGTGGCTACGCGTGAACAGGCTGAGGGCTCGAATACTTATATGGTGGGTAATATCCTGATGGATACGCTGCGCTTTAACCATCAGCGTCTGCGTCAGCCAAAGCTTGATGTGAAGACTGGCGAATATTTGGTGTTGACGCTAAACAGAAAGGTGTTGCTAGCCGATAAGGAGCATCTGCGTATGCTTCTTGAAGCGCTTGTCAAGGCTGTTGGTAATATGCCTGTCATCGCTCCACTTCGCGGTCATGCCTTGGAGCTTGTCTCGTCGTTCCAATTACCTATCCATACGATTCCTTCACTCGACTATCTGGAATTTGGCTGGCTAACGGCCAATGCTAAGGGTATCATCACTGATAGTGGTAATGTGGCCGAGGAGGCTACGTTTAATGGTGTGCCATGTATCACGCTGAATAGCTATACGGAGCATCAGGAGACCGTGAGCGTGGGCTCTAATGTGTTGGTGGATGGCGATGCACAGAAACTGTCTGAGGCACTGGATGACTTGCTGCAGGGCAGGTGGAAGAAGTGTGCATTGCCCGATCGTTGGGATGGCCGTACGGCCGAGCGTATCGTAAAGATATTGCTAGGCTAG
- a CDS encoding asparaginase produces MTSKILLIYTGGTIGMNQNPLTGALEPFDFEHLLSRVPELAQFQTEIATYQFNPPIDSSDMSPKLWTELAHIIADHYNEYDGFVILHGTDTMAYTASALSFMLEGLTKPVILTGSQLPIGQLRTDGKENLITSIEIAAARRADGTAMVPEVGIYFNGHLMRGNRTTKQSADEFNAFESFNYPHLADAGVEITYHDEFIRRPSNTSLQTSVQPKDAYYQRYTRTLTPQFRLDNNVIIFSLFPGIREDLIRHIIATPNLRAIVMRTYGSGNAPQSPWLINALREGYRRGKIIINISQCLQGCVQMGRYDTGYQLQEAGVISGYDGTVEAAVTKLMYLQGKYDDPEQVRKYMRQNLCGEITV; encoded by the coding sequence ATGACCTCAAAGATACTATTGATATACACAGGTGGTACCATCGGCATGAACCAAAATCCACTGACAGGTGCTCTGGAGCCATTTGACTTCGAGCACCTACTCAGTCGCGTGCCCGAGTTAGCGCAGTTCCAGACCGAGATAGCCACCTATCAGTTCAACCCACCCATTGATTCCAGCGACATGTCGCCAAAGCTATGGACGGAGTTGGCACATATCATTGCTGATCACTACAACGAGTATGATGGTTTCGTCATCCTACATGGAACCGACACAATGGCCTATACTGCCTCAGCATTGTCGTTCATGCTTGAAGGACTGACTAAACCCGTCATCCTCACTGGTTCACAGTTACCCATTGGCCAGCTGCGCACCGACGGCAAGGAGAATCTTATCACCAGCATCGAGATAGCTGCAGCCAGAAGAGCAGACGGCACAGCCATGGTGCCTGAGGTAGGCATTTACTTCAATGGCCATCTGATGCGAGGCAATCGCACCACCAAACAAAGTGCCGACGAATTCAACGCCTTTGAGTCGTTCAACTATCCCCATCTGGCTGATGCAGGTGTAGAGATCACCTACCACGACGAGTTCATCCGTCGCCCCTCAAACACCAGTCTTCAGACATCAGTTCAGCCAAAGGACGCATACTATCAGCGGTACACAAGAACACTCACCCCTCAGTTCCGTCTGGACAATAACGTAATTATCTTCTCGCTGTTCCCAGGCATCCGAGAGGACCTCATCCGTCACATCATTGCCACGCCTAATCTGCGCGCCATTGTCATGCGAACCTATGGATCAGGTAATGCACCGCAAAGTCCATGGCTCATCAATGCCTTGCGCGAAGGCTACCGCCGTGGAAAGATTATCATCAATATCAGTCAATGCCTGCAAGGTTGCGTACAGATGGGACGCTACGATACAGGCTATCAATTGCAGGAAGCAGGTGTTATCAGTGGATACGACGGCACCGTAGAGGCTGCCGTAACAAAGCTGATGTATCTTCAAGGAAAATACGATGATCCTGAACAAGTACGCAAATACATGCGACAAAACCTATGTGGCGAGATTACTGTTTAG
- a CDS encoding CBM35 domain-containing protein, protein MKLKLFSALALAMLTQAAQAQTSPKGPTMGWSSWNTYYCNISESLIKNQANAMSSRFKSAGYQYVNIDDGFQGGRDSQTGQLLINKTRFPNGLKPVVDHIHSKGLKAGIYSDAGYNTCGSYHNGDTTGKNTGLYQHDEQDANYFFKELGFDFIKVDFCGGDPIHNEDRLKLDEQERYTAISQAIQNTGRTDVRFNICRWAYPGTWASEVSTSWRISGDINASWESVRNIIEENLYLSAYCINGSYNDMDMLEVGRGLTTEEDKTHFGMWCIMSSPLLIGCDMTKLSLSNKTTKLLTNADLIALNQDTLYLQAYVAKRSGGCYVLVKDLEQKYGLKRAVAFYNSTDEAQDISIDFSDIELGGVIKMHDCFEKTDIADAEQAFTVNVPAHGTRIYTLVGEQRLERTLYEAETAYMTSYQEIAGGGTATYSSDNNCSGGMKAGWLGNGAKNDLQWRNVYSLDGGEYSMDLYYQTGESRSVTVEVNGTRVGSYTLNSGSYSKVGKKTIKINLEAGENTVRLYNNSSWMPDIDCMKLTLVSKPNNVLNPSVNHMNSSSKHYTLSGKKAHFKDKGIIVTDNKKVINK, encoded by the coding sequence ATGAAACTAAAACTATTTTCTGCATTGGCCTTGGCCATGCTAACGCAGGCTGCCCAGGCGCAGACCTCTCCAAAAGGTCCTACGATGGGCTGGAGTTCGTGGAACACCTACTATTGTAACATCTCTGAATCGCTTATTAAAAATCAGGCGAATGCCATGTCGAGCAGATTTAAGAGCGCTGGTTATCAGTATGTTAATATTGACGACGGCTTTCAGGGTGGACGTGATAGTCAAACTGGTCAGTTGCTCATCAATAAAACGCGCTTCCCCAACGGTCTGAAGCCGGTGGTGGACCATATTCATAGTAAGGGCCTGAAAGCTGGCATCTATAGTGATGCTGGATACAATACATGTGGCAGCTATCATAATGGTGATACAACGGGCAAGAATACTGGCCTCTATCAGCACGATGAACAGGATGCAAATTACTTCTTTAAAGAGTTGGGATTCGACTTTATTAAGGTGGATTTCTGTGGTGGTGATCCTATTCATAACGAAGATCGCTTGAAACTTGATGAGCAGGAGCGTTATACCGCCATTTCTCAGGCTATCCAGAATACTGGTCGAACTGATGTGCGCTTTAATATTTGTCGATGGGCCTATCCTGGCACTTGGGCTAGTGAGGTGAGTACTTCTTGGCGTATCTCGGGTGATATCAATGCCAGCTGGGAATCCGTTAGAAACATCATTGAGGAGAATCTCTATCTTTCGGCCTACTGTATCAACGGTAGTTACAACGATATGGACATGCTGGAGGTGGGAAGAGGACTTACCACAGAGGAAGACAAGACGCACTTTGGTATGTGGTGTATCATGTCTAGTCCGCTACTCATTGGATGTGATATGACCAAGTTGTCGTTGAGCAATAAGACAACTAAGCTGCTAACGAACGCTGATCTAATTGCTCTGAACCAAGACACGCTTTATCTACAGGCTTATGTGGCTAAACGCAGTGGTGGTTGCTATGTGCTGGTGAAGGACTTGGAGCAGAAATATGGTCTGAAGCGTGCAGTGGCATTCTATAACTCTACTGACGAAGCACAGGATATTTCCATTGATTTTTCTGATATCGAGTTGGGCGGCGTCATCAAGATGCACGACTGTTTTGAGAAAACTGATATCGCTGATGCCGAGCAGGCTTTCACAGTGAACGTTCCTGCTCATGGTACACGCATCTATACCCTGGTGGGCGAGCAGCGTTTGGAACGTACACTTTATGAGGCTGAGACGGCCTATATGACGAGCTATCAGGAAATCGCAGGTGGTGGTACTGCTACTTACTCTAGTGATAACAACTGCTCTGGTGGTATGAAGGCTGGTTGGCTGGGCAATGGTGCCAAGAATGACCTGCAGTGGCGCAATGTTTATAGCCTAGATGGGGGAGAGTACTCTATGGACTTGTACTATCAGACGGGCGAGAGTCGCAGTGTGACTGTCGAGGTGAATGGTACGAGGGTCGGTTCTTACACTCTGAACTCAGGTAGTTATAGTAAGGTGGGTAAGAAAACTATTAAGATTAACTTGGAGGCAGGTGAGAATACAGTGCGATTGTATAATAACTCTAGTTGGATGCCCGATATTGACTGCATGAAACTGACTCTTGTTAGCAAACCTAATAATGTGTTGAATCCATCTGTCAATCATATGAATAGCTCTTCTAAACACTATACTCTTTCTGGCAAAAAAGCCCATTTCAAGGACAAGGGTATTATTGTTACTGACAACAAGAAAGTTATAAATAAATAG